The following coding sequences lie in one Drosophila sulfurigaster albostrigata strain 15112-1811.04 chromosome 2R, ASM2355843v2, whole genome shotgun sequence genomic window:
- the LOC133839343 gene encoding uncharacterized protein LOC133839343 produces the protein MLLSRLVLCVSCCIGLGQAYSLPPAVQLGGVVVAAVEQHAAQEMAVARQRQEREWLEQTAQQLSKLLQNKLSAEQVASFLDTWTAEGRGKHSKKSKKLLKLLYPLLGAAVLAKLILLPLILKWLTALSASSFVMGKIALATSGLLAFKSMLSNTHAHDRVEIVHSSAPTLKSYHSDLSSSGSSWMPMRHPYIPLAITKDAAYRMPPLSTKEVNKPFL, from the exons atgcTGTTGTCTCGTCTCGTCTTATGTGTGTCCTGTTGCATAGGCCTTGGTCAGGCCTATAGCCTGCCACCTGCAGTGCAACTGGGCGgtgtcgtcgtcgctgctgttgAGCAACATGCGGCACAAGAGATGGCTGTGGCAAGGCAGCGCCAAGAACGTGAGTGGCTGGAGCAGACAGCGCAGCAACTAAGCAAATTGCTGCAGAATAAATTGAGCGCTGAGCAAGTGGCCAGTTTCTTGGATACGTGGACAGCCGAAG GTCGCGGAAAACATTCCAAGAAGTCCAAGAAGTTGCTGAAATTGCTTTATCCATTGTTGGGTGCAGCTGTGTTGGCCAAACTCATTTTGTTGCCCTTGATCTTGAAATGGCTAACGGCGCTGTCGGCTTCATCATTTGTTATGGGTAAAATAGCGTTAGCTACGTCGGGTTTGTTGGCATTCAAATCGATGCTATCGAATACGCATGCTCATGATCGCGTCGAGATCGTGCATTCATCGGCGCCAACACTCAAGAGTTATCATAGTGATCTATCGTCAAGTGGCAGTAGTTGGATGCCAATGCGGCATCCTTACATACCGCTTGCCATCACGAAGGATGCGGCTTATCGGATGCCACCGTTGAGCACTAAGGAAGTGAATAAGCCATTCCTTTAG
- the LOC133838214 gene encoding uncharacterized protein LOC133838214, with translation MWYQQMFVFVIYILIAHTKAGSDSRFNGGTSGLLATQQQHEQQQLQELNNEQQHQQLQVNLNAWQPLSGHNNWLILQATAATSMQRQQEQQHRLPVNYYAYNHRYNPRSTSTNDVATVANGNYKQVRANLNDSPSYVLAISQTMRRGLGVEEVANSIENRRQLPPTVLKDVQEVDMRGTPEVRDGNNFKALTNGVDVVAEGSEKPAASVLDIDNYLAPFEQAVLKVRNFCDTLRSLISVDSDVESENTEDEEDEENKEEQDASITSSKLDGRARASISATSKEVQGRNSRLAATYQGRKLKKLKKKIQKLLLPLLFAYKLKFLTLIPVLIGGLTLLVGTTGLAGFFFALFTAVMSLKTSTGGHGSKAIVLKKI, from the exons ATGTGGTATCAACAAATGTTTGTATTCGTCATTTATATACTGATTGCACATACCAAGGCCGGCAGCGACAGTCGCTTTAATGGAGGCACTTCCGGCCTGCtggcaacacagcagcaacatgaacaacagcagctgcaggagTTGAACAAtgaacagcagcatcagcaactcCAAGTGAATCTCAATGCCTGGCAGCCATTGTCGGGCCACAACAATTGGCTTATCCtgcaggcaacagcagcaacatcaatgcagcgacaacaggagcagcaacatcgactTCCTGTCAATTACTACGCCTACAACCATCGCTATAATCCAAGGTCGACCTCCACAAATGATGTTGCCACTGTTGCCAACGGAAATTACAAACAGGTGCGAGCAAATCTAAACGATAGTCCCAGCTACGTGCTAGCCATAAGCCAGACGATGCGTCGTGGTCTTGGGGTTGAGGAGGTGGCAAATTCGATTGAGAACAGACGACAATTGCCTCCAACAGTTTTGAAGGATGTCCAGGAAGTGGATATGCGTGGCACCCCGGAAGTGCGCGATGGCAATAACTTTAAGGCTTTAACGAAcggtgttgatgttgttgctgaagGCAGCGAAAAGCCTGCGGCATCTGTACTTGATATTGACAACTATTTAGCGCCCTTTGAGCAAGCTGTGCTCAAGGTGCGAAACTTTTGCGATACTTTACGAAGCCTCATCAGCGTCGATAGCGATGTGGAAAGTGAAAACACAGAGGacgaggaggatgaggagaaTAAGGAAGAGCAAG ATGCTTCTATAACTTCCAGCAAATTGGATGGCAGAGCGAGGGCATCAATTTCAGCAACATCAAAGGAAGTTCAGGGACGCAACAGTCGTCTGGCCGCTACCTATCAAGGTCGCAAACTTAAAAagcttaaaaagaaaatacagaAATTGCTGCTACCTCTGCTGTTTGCCTACAAACTGAAGTTTCTGACACTGATACCAGTACTGATTGGTGGTCTAACCCTCCTGGTTGGTACCACCGGCTTGGCTGGATTCTTCTTTGCCCTGTTTACGGCAGTGATGAGTCTGAAGACATCAACAGGTGGTCATGGCAGCAAAGCGAttgtattaaagaaaatttga